From the Terriglobia bacterium genome, the window CGGCCCCGGATTCATGCAGTGGGATATGAGCTTCGGGAAGAAATTCCAGATCGGCGAGCGGTCGAGCCTGCAGTTCCGCGCGGAGATCTTCAACTTCCTGAACCACCCGAACTTCGGGCTGCCCGCTAACCAGCTCTATGTACCTACGCCGCAGTTCGCGTCGTTGCCGACGCAGGCACAGTTGGATGCGCTGCCGTGTGTGTTGACGGCTGTGCAGTCGCTGACCACGTCGTGCAACCCGCAGGCGGGGCTGATCACCGCGACCGTGGGCATCCCGCGGCAGATCCAGTTTGGTCTGAAGTACACCTTCTAGTTTGCCCCCGGAGCGGGGGGAGGAGAAACACCCGGCCTCCTCCCGCTTCACCCCTAATTTCCGGGCACCCACAGGAGACGGACTTGCATGAAGGCAGCCCGGTGGCATGGTCGGCGAGACATCCGCATTGAAGAGGTTTCTTCCCGTGATCCGGGTCCGCAGGAAGTACGCGTGCGCGTGGACCTTGCGGGCATCTGCGCCACGGACCTGCACGAATACACGCACGGCCCCCAGTTTATTGCCACAAAACCGCATCCGCTGACGGGGCGGTGTGCGCCGGTGACCATGGGTCACGAATTCACCGGAAGCATTGTTGACGCCGGGTCCGCGGTAAAGCATCTGCGCGCGGGGGACCGCATCGTGGCGGAAGCCAGCCTGTCCTGCGGGGTCTGCTCCCACTGCCTGAAAGGCGAATACATTCTGTGCCGGCAGGCGGCGTACCTGGGGTTTGCCTGGGACGGCGCGTTTGCGGACACCTGCACGCTGCCGGCGGCGGTGTGCCACAAGGTTCCGGACAAGCTAACGGGCGAAGACGCGGTGATGATCGAACCACTCGCTTCGGCGATGCATGCGGTTCGGCGCGGGCGGATCCTGGCCGGAGAGACGGTGGCCATCGTGGGGACCGGCACGATCGGGCTGTGCACGCTGCTCTGCGCTCGGGCGGCGGGGGCCAGCCGGGTGTTCACCGTGGAGCGCATTGCGCAGAAGAGGAAACTGGCGCTGGAATTGGGCGCGGAGATGGCGCTGGACCCGGCCGATGGCGACGTGGCGCTGAAGATCGCGGAAGCCACGGGAGGTGGGGTGGACCTCAGCTTCGAATGCGTGGGGTCGAGCCGGACGGTAGACCTGGCGGTGCGCGCGGCGCGGGTGCATGGACGCACGGTGGTGGTCGGCGTGTCGGTGGAAGCGCAGCCATTCAGCTTTCTGGAGATGTTGCTGCACGAACGGGAGATTATCGGCACGGCGGGCTATTTCGGGGAATTCGAAATGTGTATGGTGTTGGTGGCTGACGGGCGGATCAACGCCAAGCCGCTGATCTCCGCGATAATCGGCATCGATGAGATCGTGCCGCGCGGGTTCGAGCCCTTTGCGGCTGTGGACAATACCAACGTGAAAATCGTGGTCCGTCCGCGGTAACCGGCCGTGAACAGCAAGCTGACCCAGAAGAGGGACACGATGGATCTTCAGGAGCTCCAAGCCCGGGTTTGCGCGCAGGAAGACCGCGAAGCGATTCGCGAAACGATCGCGCGGATGAACTGGCTCTCCGACGCGGGGGACGCCGTGGGGCACGCGGCGCTCTACACGGAAGACGTGGCGTACGATGTGGGCGCGTTCGGCGTCTTTCGCGGCCGGGAGGAGTTGCGCAAGTTTTTCGAGCAGGTGTATGCGAGCTTCCGTCTGCGGGAGCACCGCACGTCGAACCTGGTGATTGAGCTGCGCGGCGACAAGGCTAGCGTACGCTGCTACTGGCAGGCGCATCTCATCTTCCAGTCCCGGGCGCTGATCAGCTCCGGAAAGTATGAGGATGAGTGGGTGAATCTGAACGGGCGCTGGCTGTGCGCGGCGCGCAAGGCGCCGATCGCCTACCTCTCGCCGCTGGAAGAAGGATGGGCGCGCACGCCGTTTCTGGATTTAAGCAAGGAGATGGGCTGAGCGGGAAGGGTTGCCGCGGCAGGAGCGGGGCAGGCAGGCAGAAAAACGGTCCGGAAAGCCAGTTTCCGCCAGACTAGGAAGCGAGCAGCGATGAAGAGGCATCCCAAGAAGACGCGCGGAAAGAAAGCTCGGGCAGGTGCGCAGCTGAGCAAGACGGATCACGCCAAGGTAGCCGCGGTGCTCGATGAATTTGCGCGGGGCTGGCGGGAGGCGGACGCGGCGGTGCTGGAGTCCACGTGGATGCAGGACGATCGGACGATCTCCTATCAGGCTTCCGAGCAGCCCGCGCCGATCTATGGAATGGCCGCGCTGCGCAAGTACTACCGGGAAGCGCTGGGGATGTATCCGATCACGAGCATGGAGATTCGCAATGTGCGGATCGTGCCGGTCGGGACGGCGGCGTACTCCACCTGCGACATCGACATCGGATTTGTGGTGAACGGGAAGGAATATGTGGTGCATCCGCGGGCGACGTTTGTGCTGCGCAAGCGGGGCAGTCGCTGGTTTGTGGTGCACTACCACGAATCCATCAAGTATGAAGTGCCGGGATGAGCGCCGGCACGCGGGAGATGGAAAATGATCAAACTTGTTTATTGCTTGCGGCGACTGAAAACATTGTCGCTGCGGGAATTTCAGGAGCACTGGATCGAGGCGCACGCGCGGTTCGGGAGGCAGTTGCCGGGCTTGCGGCGCTACGTGCAATACCACGTCCTCGGGAATGACCCCATCCGGGAAGCGATGGCCCAGGCCGGGGTGAGCAAGGTCGAACCGTTTGACGGCATCGCCATCGCCTGGTGGGACAGCATGGAGAGCATGCGCCAGCTGCTGGAAGGCAACCCGATCGTGAAGGCCGCGCTCGAGGATGAGAAGCACTTTATCGATCATGCGCGGTCGCTAGCCTGCGTCACGGAAGAACATGTGGTGGTCGAACCGCACGCGCATACGCCGGTTGTGCTGATTGAATGCCTGCAGCGGCGCGCGGACATCACGCGGGAAAAGTTCCGCGAACACTGGCGGCACCACCAGCATATCGGGCGGCGGGCCCACGAGATGGGCCTGCTGATGGGTTACATCCAGAACGATACGCTGCTCGGGGATGCGGGGCGCGTGGCCGAACTGGGCACCGGGCAGGAACCCTTCGACGGAGTCGTGACCGCTTATTTTCACAGTGTGGCGGCATTCAAAGCGCTGGTGGCCTCGCCCCTGGCGTCGCAGGAATCGTACGAGGACGAGAAGAAGTTCATTGATCACAGCCGTTCGGTGGACATGCTGACGCGGCGGCATGTGATCCGGGACGTAGAGAGGTAACAGAGCGGGAGCGAAGAGAAACTCCAGTTTTTCAAAAAGGACAAAGCAAGATGATTAAAGTTGTTTCCTGCTTGCACCGCTTGCCGTCTCTCTCCCGGGAGGAGTTCCAGGCGCATTTCATCGAGCGTTATGCGCAGCTGCTGCTGGAGATTCCCGTGCTGCGCGCCTACGTGCAGTACCACACCGCGGGCACGAACCCGATGTCCCGCCCCAAGGTGGGAGCGGCAGAACCGTTTGACGGTTTCGAAGTGTTCTACTGGGACAGCCTGGATGCCTTGCGGGAAGTGGCGGCGGGGGATGAAAACTACATTGCGGCGAAGCGGGACCAGAAACTGTTTATGGATGCGCAGCGCTCATTCACCGCGTATGTCGCGGAGAAGGTGATCGTGGAGCTGGAGCCGCCGGCGGAGATGGCGCTGGTGGAATGTCACATGCACCGGGCGGGACAGACGCGGGCGGATTTTCATGCCTCGTGGCTGAGCGTACACGGGGATTTCGGGCGAAAAATATACAAGACCGGACTGATGCCCGGATATCTGCAGAACCAGATCGTGGATCTGGATCCGGCGATTGCGGCGTCGCTGGGCTTTGATCAGAAGACGTTCGACGGAGTGGGATTTGCGTATTATCACAGCGTGGCGCAGTTAATTGCGTGCGCGTCACTGCCGATCGTGGCCAGGGACGCCTTCCAGGCCGAGGATCAATTTACGGATCAGAAGAAGCTAGGAAGCGTGCTGGCGCGGCGGCATGTGCTGCGTTCATGCACGCGTTGAACCGGGGCAGCGCGGGTGCGCGCGCTGCGCGGCGTACACGAACAGCAGTCAGGAGAGAATTGCCATGAGTGTTTCATCCGCCGCAGAGTATGAAGCCTGGAAAGCGCAGACCGAGGAGAGCCGGCGCGTGGTGCAAATGTCGATCGACGCGCTGAATCGTGGAGACGCTGTCGTATTCCTCGGCAGCTTTTCCGATGATCTGCATTTCGAAATGCCGGGGTACACGCCGGTCTCGGGGAAAACGAAGGGGTTGCAGGACTTTACGGAGCTGGTGACGAAAGTGGCCGGGTACCTGAGTGTGCTGATCACGATCCGGGCGACTTTTTTTCTGGCGGCCGGAGAGTGGGTGGTGACGCGTGCGGACGGGCACGGGGTGACGAAGCACAGGAAGAACTACGACAACCATTACTGCCATCTCTGGCGGGTGCGCAACGGGAAGATCGTGGAGTTCGTGGAGTACAACGATACGCAGTTGATCATGGACGTGCTCTGTGCAAAGGAAAACCGCGCCTAGGCCGGCGCGGACGGCTGTGTGATCGCCGGGGAGGAGCCAGCATGATTCCGCAATATAACGCCATCGGACTGCAGGTACGCCAGTTCTGCGATGTACAACAGAACCTGAAGCATTTGTCGAACTGCATCGACATGGCCTACACGCTGGCGTCACAGGAATTGCCGGTGCGGCTGATCTGCCTGCCGGAATCCGCGATACAGGGCTTCCCGGTGGACAAACCGCCGATCACGGAGATTTCCGGGCCGGAGACGGAGTTTTTCGCGGCCAAGGCCAAGGCGCTGAACGCGTACATCATCGGCGAGCTGCTGTTTGTGAAGATACCGGGGATACCGGAAGACCGGCTGTTCAACTGTCTGTTCATCGTCAGCCCCGAAGGGAAGATGATCTACCGGCGGGCGAAGCTGCAGCTGGAGCGGATCGAGGCGCAGTGGACGTCAGTGCCGCACGACGTGTGGGACGCCTGGGTGAAGGCGTACGGCGACGACTTGAACTCGTTCTATCCGGTAGTGGACACGGCGATCGGAAAGATCGGGTGCTGCGTCTGCATGGAGCGCGGGTATCCGGAGATCGCGCGGGGGCTGGCGATGAACGGCGCGGAGATCCTGTATCTCTCCACGTATCACGAGCCGTTTGTGGGGAACGGGGTATATGAGGCGGTGACGCGAACGCGGGCGTTTGAAAATACCTGCTACGTGATCTCGCCGAACTCGGGACCGTACAAATTTCCGCATTTCGATGCGCCGTTCGATATTTGCGGCGGCGTGAATCTCATCGTGGACTACAAGGGAATGGTGATCGGGCGGCACGAAACGACCGATGATTCCTTCGTGTGCGCGACGATCAACGTGGAAGCGCTGCGCGAATACCGGCAGAACAATCTGGGCATCGGGAACTTCGTGAAGGACCTGCGGACAGAGCAGTTCCGGCTGATCTACGACAAACCCATCTACCCGATGAACACGCGCATGGGCGGCAAGATGCCGGATGCGGCGGCGCTGTACGAGAAAGAAAGCGAAATTCTGCGCGAGAACATACGGAAACTGCAGAAGGAAGGAGTCTATGTTCCTCCATCGCGCTGACCGTTTTCGTGCCGGCACATGGGCCGGAATTGCGGTGCTGCTTCTCGGAGCTGCCGGTATTTTTGGGCAGGAGCATCCGGGAATGGCCTCCGGCGCGGCAAAGGCGGACGGCGGAGGACTGTTCGAAGGCCGCTGCCTAATTTGCCACGGTCCGGCGGGCCGGGCGACGCATCGGGAGGCGCTGGCCAAGCTGGGCGCCGAAGCCATTTATCAGTCGATCAGCACCGGAGTGATGAAGGAGCAGGCTGCCGGATTGACGGAGGAAGAGCGCCGGGCAATCGCGGAATTCCTGGCGGGTGCGGAGAAGACGGTTGCTGCGCCGCCGGTCCCGGCGTGCGCGGGTGCCGTGCCGGAGTTTCCGGGAAGCGGGCCAGGGGCTGCGTGGAAAGGCTGGTCGCCGGATGAGGAGAATACGCGGTTCCAGAACGCAAAGGTGGCGGGTCTGACGGCAGAGGAGGTGAAGCGGCTGGAGCTGCGCTGGGCGCTAGTCATTCCGAACGCGTCGACGCTGGCCAATCAA encodes:
- a CDS encoding alcohol dehydrogenase catalytic domain-containing protein, with the protein product MRVDLAGICATDLHEYTHGPQFIATKPHPLTGRCAPVTMGHEFTGSIVDAGSAVKHLRAGDRIVAEASLSCGVCSHCLKGEYILCRQAAYLGFAWDGAFADTCTLPAAVCHKVPDKLTGEDAVMIEPLASAMHAVRRGRILAGETVAIVGTGTIGLCTLLCARAAGASRVFTVERIAQKRKLALELGAEMALDPADGDVALKIAEATGGGVDLSFECVGSSRTVDLAVRAARVHGRTVVVGVSVEAQPFSFLEMLLHEREIIGTAGYFGEFEMCMVLVADGRINAKPLISAIIGIDEIVPRGFEPFAAVDNTNVKIVVRPR
- a CDS encoding nuclear transport factor 2 family protein, producing the protein MDLQELQARVCAQEDREAIRETIARMNWLSDAGDAVGHAALYTEDVAYDVGAFGVFRGREELRKFFEQVYASFRLREHRTSNLVIELRGDKASVRCYWQAHLIFQSRALISSGKYEDEWVNLNGRWLCAARKAPIAYLSPLEEGWARTPFLDLSKEMG
- a CDS encoding nuclear transport factor 2 family protein, which gives rise to MKRHPKKTRGKKARAGAQLSKTDHAKVAAVLDEFARGWREADAAVLESTWMQDDRTISYQASEQPAPIYGMAALRKYYREALGMYPITSMEIRNVRIVPVGTAAYSTCDIDIGFVVNGKEYVVHPRATFVLRKRGSRWFVVHYHESIKYEVPG
- a CDS encoding EthD domain-containing protein, encoding MIKLVYCLRRLKTLSLREFQEHWIEAHARFGRQLPGLRRYVQYHVLGNDPIREAMAQAGVSKVEPFDGIAIAWWDSMESMRQLLEGNPIVKAALEDEKHFIDHARSLACVTEEHVVVEPHAHTPVVLIECLQRRADITREKFREHWRHHQHIGRRAHEMGLLMGYIQNDTLLGDAGRVAELGTGQEPFDGVVTAYFHSVAAFKALVASPLASQESYEDEKKFIDHSRSVDMLTRRHVIRDVER
- a CDS encoding EthD domain-containing protein, coding for MIKVVSCLHRLPSLSREEFQAHFIERYAQLLLEIPVLRAYVQYHTAGTNPMSRPKVGAAEPFDGFEVFYWDSLDALREVAAGDENYIAAKRDQKLFMDAQRSFTAYVAEKVIVELEPPAEMALVECHMHRAGQTRADFHASWLSVHGDFGRKIYKTGLMPGYLQNQIVDLDPAIAASLGFDQKTFDGVGFAYYHSVAQLIACASLPIVARDAFQAEDQFTDQKKLGSVLARRHVLRSCTR
- a CDS encoding nuclear transport factor 2 family protein codes for the protein MSVSSAAEYEAWKAQTEESRRVVQMSIDALNRGDAVVFLGSFSDDLHFEMPGYTPVSGKTKGLQDFTELVTKVAGYLSVLITIRATFFLAAGEWVVTRADGHGVTKHRKNYDNHYCHLWRVRNGKIVEFVEYNDTQLIMDVLCAKENRA
- a CDS encoding hydrolase; translation: MIPQYNAIGLQVRQFCDVQQNLKHLSNCIDMAYTLASQELPVRLICLPESAIQGFPVDKPPITEISGPETEFFAAKAKALNAYIIGELLFVKIPGIPEDRLFNCLFIVSPEGKMIYRRAKLQLERIEAQWTSVPHDVWDAWVKAYGDDLNSFYPVVDTAIGKIGCCVCMERGYPEIARGLAMNGAEILYLSTYHEPFVGNGVYEAVTRTRAFENTCYVISPNSGPYKFPHFDAPFDICGGVNLIVDYKGMVIGRHETTDDSFVCATINVEALREYRQNNLGIGNFVKDLRTEQFRLIYDKPIYPMNTRMGGKMPDAAALYEKESEILRENIRKLQKEGVYVPPSR